The following proteins are encoded in a genomic region of Phycisphaerales bacterium:
- the nusG gene encoding transcription termination/antitermination factor NusG: MTVKPSVSEPHPVEVKVTDQQENIPEEPIYQPGMDWFVLRVASNKENYVRETLLRKVQIEGLTNLVGRILVPTEKTKTMKGGKQRITETKLYPGYVFVEMRLEPDGRIPQDVFFLIKETTGVGDFVGTAGRPTPMSKSEVEQMLHDARKPDEVPQVKAEFTKGDVVKIKEGPFENMEGTVDEFMPDKGIVRVLVTIFGRQAPIEVEYWTLSRADE; the protein is encoded by the coding sequence ATGACCGTTAAGCCCAGCGTGAGCGAGCCCCATCCCGTGGAAGTCAAAGTGACCGACCAGCAAGAGAACATTCCCGAGGAACCGATCTACCAGCCCGGCATGGACTGGTTCGTGCTCCGCGTGGCCTCCAACAAGGAGAACTACGTCCGCGAGACGCTGCTGCGCAAGGTGCAGATCGAGGGGCTGACCAATCTCGTCGGCCGCATCCTCGTGCCCACGGAAAAGACCAAGACCATGAAGGGCGGCAAGCAGCGCATCACCGAGACCAAGCTCTACCCGGGCTACGTCTTCGTCGAGATGCGCCTCGAGCCCGACGGCCGCATCCCCCAGGACGTCTTCTTCCTCATCAAGGAGACGACCGGCGTGGGCGACTTCGTCGGCACGGCCGGCCGGCCCACGCCGATGAGCAAGAGCGAAGTCGAGCAGATGCTCCACGACGCGCGCAAGCCCGACGAGGTGCCGCAGGTCAAGGCCGAGTTCACCAAGGGCGACGTCGTGAAGATCAAGGAAGGCCCCTTCGAGAACATGGAAGGGACCGTCGACGAGTTCATGCCCGACAAGGGCATCGTGCGCGTCCTCGTCACCATCTTCGGCCGCCAGGCGCCCATCGAGGTCGAGTACTGGACCTTGTCGCGCGCGGATGAGTAG
- the secE gene encoding preprotein translocase subunit SecE: MAGAIYKPEQGYWTRVMSSVAVGVIGLAGAVWIYDQLTGANIYLRGGLAAGFLIAAAALVYWVYGVNRKTVDFFIATEGELKKVNWTTRREIIGSTWVVVIVAVSIAAILFVVDIFFKELFSAIGILTGGSYFVDLFKSLFG, translated from the coding sequence ATGGCTGGCGCAATCTACAAACCGGAACAGGGCTACTGGACGCGGGTGATGAGTTCCGTCGCGGTCGGCGTCATCGGCCTGGCCGGAGCCGTATGGATCTACGACCAGCTGACGGGCGCGAACATCTACCTGCGCGGCGGCTTGGCGGCGGGCTTCCTCATCGCCGCGGCGGCGCTGGTGTACTGGGTCTACGGCGTCAACCGCAAGACGGTGGATTTCTTCATCGCCACCGAGGGTGAGCTGAAGAAGGTGAACTGGACGACGCGGCGCGAGATCATCGGCTCGACGTGGGTCGTGGTCATCGTCGCCGTCTCCATCGCCGCGATCCTCTTCGTCGTGGACATCTTCTTTAAGGAACTGTTCAGCGCCATCGGCATCCTGACGGGGGGCAGCTACTTCGTGGACCTCTTCAAGAGCCTGTTCGGTTGA
- the nadD gene encoding nicotinate (nicotinamide) nucleotide adenylyltransferase yields the protein MKGFPIEPPLPLETRRLLVVGGTFDPPHRAHLRLALEAADAAQCDHVLFIPAQQSPLKQAPQTPDGHRLAMLRLALEHQPRTSISTFEIERTGASYTVDTLEALRAALAGEVQLRLFMGSDQLRTFDRWRQPERIVQLARPVVVLRPPDTRESLRASSAPAERLAWVVDVPLDYVSSTEVRRRLASGEEVAGLIDPRVHEYIRSHRLYESDASP from the coding sequence GTGAAGGGGTTTCCGATCGAGCCGCCGCTGCCGCTTGAGACGAGGCGGCTGCTGGTGGTGGGCGGGACGTTCGACCCGCCGCACCGCGCGCACCTGCGCCTGGCCCTGGAGGCGGCGGATGCGGCGCAGTGCGATCACGTCCTGTTCATCCCCGCGCAACAGTCGCCGCTCAAGCAGGCGCCGCAGACTCCGGACGGCCATCGCCTGGCGATGCTGCGCCTGGCGCTGGAGCATCAGCCGCGCACTTCGATCAGCACCTTCGAGATCGAGCGCACCGGCGCGAGTTACACGGTGGACACACTCGAAGCCCTGCGGGCAGCGCTGGCCGGCGAGGTGCAACTGCGGCTGTTCATGGGCAGCGACCAGCTCCGCACGTTCGACCGCTGGCGCCAGCCGGAGCGAATCGTGCAACTGGCCCGGCCGGTGGTCGTGTTGAGGCCGCCGGACACGCGCGAATCGCTGCGCGCCTCGAGCGCGCCGGCCGAGCGCCTGGCGTGGGTCGTCGATGTGCCGCTCGACTACGTCAGTTCGACCGAGGTTCGCCGGCGCCTGGCCAGCGGCGAAGAGGTCGCCGGTCTCATCGACCCGCGCGTGCATGAGTACATTCGCTCGCACCGTCTCTATGAAAGCGATGCCTCGCCGTGA
- the rpmG gene encoding 50S ribosomal protein L33, whose product MAKKSTGREYVWLQCTESNDLNYRTQINLKGGMPEKLKEGLMKFSPRLRKHTLHKIKRK is encoded by the coding sequence ATGGCTAAGAAGTCAACGGGTCGCGAGTACGTGTGGCTCCAGTGCACGGAAAGCAACGACCTCAATTACCGAACGCAGATCAACCTCAAGGGCGGAATGCCCGAGAAACTCAAGGAGGGGCTGATGAAGTTCTCTCCGAGACTGCGCAAGCACACGCTGCATAAGATCAAGCGGAAATAA